In the Malus domestica chromosome 16, GDT2T_hap1 genome, one interval contains:
- the LOC103416927 gene encoding (R)-mandelonitrile lyase 2-like isoform X2, giving the protein MEKSTMFVVLLVLQLFVHLQLEVHSLATLSEHDFSYSKSVINATDLPLEEVYDYIVVGGGTAGCPLAATLSSKYSVLVLERGSFPTSYPNVLTQEGFIYNLQQEDDGETPVQRVMSEDGIPTVRGRILGGTSMISAGVYARANISFFNESGVEWDINLVNATYEWIEDTIVYKPNAFAWQTVTQKAFLEAGVLPENGFSLDHVPETRITGSTFDNSGTRHAADELLNRGDLDNLRVAVHANVEKIVFSSSESRLSATGVIYKDSNGISHRAYVRDQGEVILSAGTMGTPQLLLLSGVGPESYLSSLGIPVVLDHPYVGQFLYDNPRNFINILPPNPIEPSIVTVLGIRDDFWQCSISCGPLTAPPYSLFPSQSYPLPINSTFAHIPNKVPGPHSHGSLTLNSSSDVTIGPNVRFNYFSNAADLAHCVSGMKQIGYLLRTNAFKPYKTQDLPGIEGFTFLGLPLPNNQTDDALETFCRDSLASYWHYHGGCIVGKVVDGGLHVNGIDALRIVDSSTFPVTPASHPMGFYLMLGRYMGLQILQERSAWVGMSCMDGAMQSLQRGICPHPMNFEENLEGVNCQSTLI; this is encoded by the exons ATGGAGAAATCAACAATGTTTGTTGTACTATTGGTGTTGCAACTTTttgtccatcttcaattagAGGTTCACTCGTTGGCCACTCTTTCTGAACATG ATTTTAGCTACTCAAAATCTGTGATTAATGCCACTGATCTTCCACTAGAAGAAGTGTATGACTACATTGTAGTTGGAGGGGGTACCGCAGGGTGTCCATTGGCAGCAACTTTATCATCAAAGTATTCGGTGCTCGTTTTAGAAAGAGGAAGTTTTCCTACATCATATCCGAATGTCTTGACTCAAGAGGGGTTTATATATAATCTCCAGCAAGAAGATGATGGAGAGACACCAGTTCAAAGGGTCATGTCAGAAGATGGCATTCCTACTGTTAGAGGAAGGATCCTTGGCGGCACGAGCATGATCAGTGCTGGCGTATACGCAAGAGCTAACATTTCATTCTTTAATGAATCGGGAGTTGAATGGGACATCAATTTGGTTAATGCGACATATGAGTGGATTGAAGACACTATTGTGTACAAGCCAAATGCATTCGCTTGGCAAACTGTTACACAAAAAGCTTTTTTGGAGGCTGGCGTTTTACCAGAAAATGGATTCAGTTTGGATCACGTACCTGAAACAAGAATCACTGGCTCAACTTTTGACAATAGTGGAACGAGACATGCGGCTGATGAACTACTTAACAGAGGAGACCTAGACAACTTGCGAGTTGCAGTTCATGCCAACGTAGAGAAGATCGTCTTCTCTTCTAGTGAATCAA GATTGTCAGCTACAGGAGTCATATATAAGGATTCTAACGGAATTTCTCATCGGGCATATGTACGCGATCAAGGTGAAGTTATATTGAGTGCAGGGACAATGGGGACCCCTCAACTTCTACTACTCAGTGGCGTTGGCCCAGAGTCTTATCTATCATCTCTTGGAATACCAGTTGTGCTTGACCATCCTTACGTTGGACAGTTTCTATACGATAATCCTCGTAATTTCATTAACATTTTGCCCCCAAATCCAATAGAACCCTCAATTGTAACAGTTCTAGGCATTAGAGACGATTTCTGGCAATGTTCTATCTCGTGCGGACCACTTACTGCTCCACCCTATAGTTTATTTCCTAGTCAGTCTTATCCCCTGCCAATAAATTCAACTTTCGCACACATTCCTAACAAAGTGCCAGGACCTCATTCTCATGGTTCTCTCACGCTAAATTCATCTTCTGATGTGACAATTGGTCCAAATGTTAGATTCAATTACTTTTCAAATGCGGCGGACCTTGCTCATTGTGTTAGCGGCATGAAACAAATTGGTTATTTATTAAGGACTAATGCATTTAAACCATATAAAACCCAAGATTTACCAGGTATAGAAGGTTTCACCTTTTTGGGACTACCTCTGCCAAATAATCAAACAGATGATGCACTCGAAACATTTTGCCGAGATTCATTGGCCTCATATTGGCATTACCACGGTGGATGCATTGTTGGAAAGGTGGTTGATGGTGGTTTGCATGTTAATGGAATTGATGCATTACGCATAGTTGATTCTTCCACATTCCCTGTCACACCGGCGAGCCACCCTATGGGCTTCTATCTGATGTTAGGCAG GTATATGGGTCTTCAAATTCTGCAAGAGAGATCAGCTTGGGTAGGTATGTCATGCATGGACGGGGCCATGCAAAGCCTACAGCGGGGCATCTGCCCCCACCCAATGAATTTTGAAGAAAACCTTGAAGGGGTCAATTGTCAATCAACTCTAATATAA
- the LOC103416927 gene encoding (R)-mandelonitrile lyase 2-like isoform X1 — MMHTASNSRHSVAYGFKIIVSSSEKFESSSEKFELVFLEDTSAASTPSPSLYLQETETDKPRIRLPFGIQKMEKSTMFVVLLVLQLFVHLQLEVHSLATLSEHDFSYSKSVINATDLPLEEVYDYIVVGGGTAGCPLAATLSSKYSVLVLERGSFPTSYPNVLTQEGFIYNLQQEDDGETPVQRVMSEDGIPTVRGRILGGTSMISAGVYARANISFFNESGVEWDINLVNATYEWIEDTIVYKPNAFAWQTVTQKAFLEAGVLPENGFSLDHVPETRITGSTFDNSGTRHAADELLNRGDLDNLRVAVHANVEKIVFSSSESRLSATGVIYKDSNGISHRAYVRDQGEVILSAGTMGTPQLLLLSGVGPESYLSSLGIPVVLDHPYVGQFLYDNPRNFINILPPNPIEPSIVTVLGIRDDFWQCSISCGPLTAPPYSLFPSQSYPLPINSTFAHIPNKVPGPHSHGSLTLNSSSDVTIGPNVRFNYFSNAADLAHCVSGMKQIGYLLRTNAFKPYKTQDLPGIEGFTFLGLPLPNNQTDDALETFCRDSLASYWHYHGGCIVGKVVDGGLHVNGIDALRIVDSSTFPVTPASHPMGFYLMLGRYMGLQILQERSAWVGMSCMDGAMQSLQRGICPHPMNFEENLEGVNCQSTLI; from the exons ATGATGCATACTGCGTCCAATTCTCGCCATTCAGTAGCATACGGTTTCAAGATTATTGTGAGTTCTTCAGAGAAGTTTGAGAGTTCTTCAGAGAAGTTTGAGCTTGTTTTCCTTGAGGATACAAGTGCTGCTTCCACACCAAGTCCATCTTTGTACCTGCAGGAAACAGAGACTGACAAACC gAGAATACGTTTGCCTTTCGGAATTCAGAAAATGGAGAAATCAACAATGTTTGTTGTACTATTGGTGTTGCAACTTTttgtccatcttcaattagAGGTTCACTCGTTGGCCACTCTTTCTGAACATG ATTTTAGCTACTCAAAATCTGTGATTAATGCCACTGATCTTCCACTAGAAGAAGTGTATGACTACATTGTAGTTGGAGGGGGTACCGCAGGGTGTCCATTGGCAGCAACTTTATCATCAAAGTATTCGGTGCTCGTTTTAGAAAGAGGAAGTTTTCCTACATCATATCCGAATGTCTTGACTCAAGAGGGGTTTATATATAATCTCCAGCAAGAAGATGATGGAGAGACACCAGTTCAAAGGGTCATGTCAGAAGATGGCATTCCTACTGTTAGAGGAAGGATCCTTGGCGGCACGAGCATGATCAGTGCTGGCGTATACGCAAGAGCTAACATTTCATTCTTTAATGAATCGGGAGTTGAATGGGACATCAATTTGGTTAATGCGACATATGAGTGGATTGAAGACACTATTGTGTACAAGCCAAATGCATTCGCTTGGCAAACTGTTACACAAAAAGCTTTTTTGGAGGCTGGCGTTTTACCAGAAAATGGATTCAGTTTGGATCACGTACCTGAAACAAGAATCACTGGCTCAACTTTTGACAATAGTGGAACGAGACATGCGGCTGATGAACTACTTAACAGAGGAGACCTAGACAACTTGCGAGTTGCAGTTCATGCCAACGTAGAGAAGATCGTCTTCTCTTCTAGTGAATCAA GATTGTCAGCTACAGGAGTCATATATAAGGATTCTAACGGAATTTCTCATCGGGCATATGTACGCGATCAAGGTGAAGTTATATTGAGTGCAGGGACAATGGGGACCCCTCAACTTCTACTACTCAGTGGCGTTGGCCCAGAGTCTTATCTATCATCTCTTGGAATACCAGTTGTGCTTGACCATCCTTACGTTGGACAGTTTCTATACGATAATCCTCGTAATTTCATTAACATTTTGCCCCCAAATCCAATAGAACCCTCAATTGTAACAGTTCTAGGCATTAGAGACGATTTCTGGCAATGTTCTATCTCGTGCGGACCACTTACTGCTCCACCCTATAGTTTATTTCCTAGTCAGTCTTATCCCCTGCCAATAAATTCAACTTTCGCACACATTCCTAACAAAGTGCCAGGACCTCATTCTCATGGTTCTCTCACGCTAAATTCATCTTCTGATGTGACAATTGGTCCAAATGTTAGATTCAATTACTTTTCAAATGCGGCGGACCTTGCTCATTGTGTTAGCGGCATGAAACAAATTGGTTATTTATTAAGGACTAATGCATTTAAACCATATAAAACCCAAGATTTACCAGGTATAGAAGGTTTCACCTTTTTGGGACTACCTCTGCCAAATAATCAAACAGATGATGCACTCGAAACATTTTGCCGAGATTCATTGGCCTCATATTGGCATTACCACGGTGGATGCATTGTTGGAAAGGTGGTTGATGGTGGTTTGCATGTTAATGGAATTGATGCATTACGCATAGTTGATTCTTCCACATTCCCTGTCACACCGGCGAGCCACCCTATGGGCTTCTATCTGATGTTAGGCAG GTATATGGGTCTTCAAATTCTGCAAGAGAGATCAGCTTGGGTAGGTATGTCATGCATGGACGGGGCCATGCAAAGCCTACAGCGGGGCATCTGCCCCCACCCAATGAATTTTGAAGAAAACCTTGAAGGGGTCAATTGTCAATCAACTCTAATATAA